The Vicinamibacteria bacterium DNA segment TCACGACTCCTTGGTCGCGTCGCCTTGGGGACCGGCTTTCTTCGTCGCTCGTTTCTTGACCTGTTGCCTCAGTTTGACGACTTCTTTGCGGAGGGCCTCGACTTCTTTCCTCGACGCGATTCCCGCCTTCTTCATCGCCGATGTGAGGGCGCGGTCGATGGCTCCCTCGAGCTCTTTGAATCCTTCCGACGCCTTGTTGCTCGCCGCATCCACCGAGCTCCTGAATGCCTCGCCCACCGACTCGAAAGGTTCCTTGAGAGTGGGCTCGTAGGCCCTCCCCTTCTTCACGAGAGATTTGAAGAATTTGTCGCCCTGCTCTTCAGCTTCGGCGAGCGCACCGAGCCCGGCGAGCCAAATCTTGCTCACCAAACTCGCTTGTCCCTGCTCCTGTTTCGTTCGTCCCTTGTTCTCTTTGGCCATGCGGTGAGTTTAACCCCGATTCGCAGATTCTTGCACCCCGAGCAGGGTGATGAGCAAGCTCAGCCACCGATGCCGTCGGCGCAGTAGTAGGAGTCGAGAGACAGAACCTCCTGGGTGAGGGACTCGACCATGTTTCGAAGCAAATGGCGCGTGGTCAGCATTCCCCCGACG contains these protein-coding regions:
- a CDS encoding phasin family protein, which encodes MAKENKGRTKQEQGQASLVSKIWLAGLGALAEAEEQGDKFFKSLVKKGRAYEPTLKEPFESVGEAFRSSVDAASNKASEGFKELEGAIDRALTSAMKKAGIASRKEVEALRKEVVKLRQQVKKRATKKAGPQGDATKES